A genomic segment from Hyalangium gracile encodes:
- a CDS encoding nucleotide sugar dehydrogenase, giving the protein MSSPSPQSHPGSLRIVVVGQGYVGLPLAVSLGEAGHHVVGYDIHTERVRLLAEARVPEAPEGLRRVLASGRYRPSDDPAVFHDAEAIIVCVPTPLSPEGRPDPGIVLEAARVLRERAPAAALIVLESTVAPGFVDGPLREALGEALHRIAYAPERIDPGPARPPLRSIPRLVAGVTPEASASAAALYRSLGAPVHEVSMAVASWAKLLENTYRLVNIALVGEFATACSTSGVDIDAVIAAAATKPFGFASFHPGPGAGGHCIPVNPLYLLEHLGTKDLDLPLVRAALSANAERPRAVARAIAARLPRARSGRVLLIGVAYKADVSDTRLTAARPIRDLLVALGHEVWFHDPLVPELDGQRGVPLTEETLRAADVIALLVAHQGVEKSRLASAGRPVVDACGAMAGTHSLHVNRV; this is encoded by the coding sequence ATGAGCAGCCCCTCGCCACAGTCGCATCCAGGCTCGCTGCGCATCGTCGTCGTGGGCCAAGGGTACGTAGGGCTTCCACTGGCCGTGTCACTGGGAGAAGCCGGCCATCACGTGGTGGGCTATGACATCCACACGGAGCGAGTGCGTCTACTCGCGGAAGCCCGGGTGCCCGAAGCTCCCGAGGGACTACGCCGAGTTCTTGCATCTGGGCGGTACCGTCCCTCGGATGATCCTGCCGTCTTTCACGATGCCGAGGCGATCATCGTCTGTGTGCCAACACCTCTGAGTCCGGAGGGACGGCCTGATCCAGGCATCGTGCTGGAAGCTGCTCGTGTCCTCCGTGAGCGGGCTCCCGCGGCGGCGCTGATCGTGTTGGAATCCACGGTCGCTCCCGGCTTCGTCGACGGGCCGTTGCGAGAAGCGTTGGGAGAAGCGCTCCATCGCATTGCCTATGCCCCCGAGCGGATCGACCCAGGGCCGGCCCGTCCCCCACTTCGATCGATTCCGCGACTCGTCGCGGGAGTGACCCCAGAGGCGAGCGCATCCGCGGCGGCGCTCTACCGCTCACTCGGCGCTCCGGTTCACGAGGTCTCCATGGCCGTCGCTTCGTGGGCCAAGCTGCTGGAGAATACCTACCGGCTGGTGAACATCGCGCTCGTGGGAGAGTTCGCCACGGCATGCTCGACATCAGGCGTCGACATCGACGCGGTCATCGCCGCCGCCGCGACCAAGCCGTTCGGCTTCGCCTCCTTCCATCCTGGACCAGGCGCTGGAGGGCACTGCATCCCCGTCAACCCGCTCTACCTGCTGGAGCATCTGGGCACGAAGGATCTTGATCTGCCGCTGGTGCGTGCGGCCCTGAGCGCGAATGCGGAGAGACCCCGGGCCGTGGCTCGAGCAATTGCGGCGCGGCTGCCTCGAGCTCGTAGCGGTCGGGTGCTTCTCATTGGAGTCGCCTATAAGGCGGACGTCTCCGATACCCGACTGACGGCGGCTCGACCCATTCGAGACCTGCTTGTCGCCCTTGGCCACGAAGTGTGGTTCCACGACCCGCTCGTCCCTGAGCTCGATGGCCAGCGAGGTGTCCCGCTCACCGAGGAGACCTTGCGCGCGGCCGATGTGATCGCGCTTCTCGTTGCCCACCAGGGTGTGGAGAAGAGCAGGCTCGCGTCGGCGGGGCGGCCCGTCGTCGATGCCTGTGGAGCCATGGCTGGCACCCACAGTCTCCATGTCAATCGGGTGTGA
- a CDS encoding NAD-dependent epimerase/dehydratase family protein, with product MHVLVTGGAGFIGSHVVDALLNEGHSVVILDDLSMGRTANLPTRAGRLEVLIGSVLTPELCARAARHADAIIHLAARNSVPRSLVEPRLVVDVNVVGTLNVLEAARNAGVSRVVYASSSSVYGAAPRLPMREEQPVAACSPYAATKAAMEQLAQAWTRSFGLPTIGLRFFNVFGPRQRPQSPYAAVIPRFVGACLRGGEAIIYGNGEQTRDFTYVENVVTATLRALIAAEVCFGNVYNIAMGAQISVREVYAAVARATRCERPPRHEPRRAGEIPHSQADASAAARDLGWRGHCAFEQGLAKAVSWYAEREEKWWTTG from the coding sequence ATGCACGTATTGGTGACAGGCGGTGCGGGATTCATTGGCTCCCACGTCGTGGATGCCCTGCTCAACGAGGGCCACTCGGTGGTCATCCTCGACGACCTGTCGATGGGCCGAACGGCCAATCTCCCCACCCGCGCAGGGCGGCTAGAGGTGCTCATCGGCTCTGTGCTGACCCCCGAGCTGTGCGCACGTGCGGCCCGACATGCCGATGCGATCATACATCTGGCGGCGCGCAACTCGGTCCCTCGCTCGCTGGTCGAGCCACGACTGGTCGTCGATGTAAATGTGGTGGGGACTCTCAACGTGCTGGAAGCCGCACGCAATGCCGGCGTGTCACGCGTCGTTTATGCGAGCAGCAGTTCGGTCTACGGAGCGGCCCCCAGACTGCCCATGCGAGAGGAACAACCGGTCGCGGCGTGCAGCCCCTATGCGGCGACGAAGGCCGCCATGGAGCAGCTCGCACAGGCCTGGACCCGGAGCTTTGGACTGCCGACGATTGGACTGCGCTTCTTCAACGTGTTCGGCCCCCGGCAACGGCCTCAGTCACCCTATGCGGCCGTCATCCCACGGTTTGTCGGGGCATGCCTGCGCGGCGGCGAAGCCATCATCTACGGGAATGGAGAACAGACGCGTGACTTCACCTATGTGGAGAACGTCGTCACCGCAACCTTGCGTGCGCTCATCGCAGCGGAGGTCTGCTTTGGCAACGTCTACAACATCGCCATGGGTGCCCAGATCAGCGTGCGCGAGGTATATGCGGCCGTTGCCCGAGCCACTCGGTGTGAACGCCCCCCAAGGCATGAGCCGCGCCGGGCCGGCGAGATCCCTCACAGCCAGGCCGATGCGTCGGCCGCCGCAAGGGACCTCGGCTGGCGAGGCCATTGCGCCTTCGAGCAAGGGCTTGCGAAGGCTGTGAGCTGGTACGCGGAGCGCGAAGAGAAATGGTGGACCACGGGTTGA
- a CDS encoding NADH:flavin oxidoreductase/NADH oxidase, which produces MSSLLFSLMKLRGVTLRNRVVVSPMCQYSSEDGFAGEWHFVHLGSRAVGGAGLVLSEATAVDPAGRISPQDLGLWKDEHIAPLARITRFIEEQGSVAGIQLAHAGRKASTARPWEGGKALAPDKGGWRTVAPSALPFASGDPEPEALDEAGIARVVKSFVDATVRAQAAGFRVVEIHAAHGYLLHEFLSPLANRRGDGYGGSFDGRVRLVREVVRAVRGRWPQELPLLVRISATDWAEGGWTLEDSVALSRLLAQDGADVIDCSSGAIAPGIKIPAGPGYQTPFAERIRRETGVPTAAVGLIRSAYQAEHILKTGQADLVVLARELLRDPYWPLRAARKLGADVSWPVQYTRAKD; this is translated from the coding sequence ATGAGCTCTCTGCTTTTCTCTCTCATGAAGCTGCGAGGCGTGACGCTGCGCAACCGCGTCGTCGTCTCGCCCATGTGCCAGTACTCGAGTGAGGACGGCTTCGCCGGCGAGTGGCACTTCGTCCACCTGGGCAGCCGCGCCGTGGGTGGCGCGGGGCTGGTGCTCAGCGAGGCCACCGCGGTGGATCCCGCGGGCCGCATCTCTCCGCAGGATCTCGGGCTGTGGAAGGACGAGCACATCGCTCCGCTGGCGCGCATCACGCGCTTCATCGAGGAGCAGGGCTCGGTGGCGGGCATCCAGCTGGCGCATGCCGGGCGCAAGGCGTCGACGGCGCGTCCCTGGGAGGGAGGCAAGGCGCTCGCGCCGGACAAGGGTGGGTGGAGGACGGTGGCGCCGAGCGCGCTGCCGTTCGCCTCGGGAGACCCGGAGCCCGAGGCCCTGGACGAGGCCGGCATCGCGCGGGTGGTGAAGTCCTTCGTCGACGCCACCGTGCGAGCCCAGGCCGCGGGCTTCCGCGTGGTGGAGATCCACGCCGCGCACGGCTACCTGCTGCACGAGTTCCTGTCTCCGCTGGCGAACCGCCGCGGTGATGGGTACGGAGGGTCCTTCGACGGTCGCGTGCGGCTGGTGCGCGAGGTGGTGCGCGCGGTGCGCGGCCGGTGGCCGCAGGAACTGCCGCTGCTCGTGCGCATCTCCGCCACGGACTGGGCGGAGGGAGGGTGGACGCTGGAGGACTCGGTGGCGCTCTCGCGGCTGCTGGCGCAGGACGGAGCGGACGTCATCGACTGCTCGTCGGGAGCCATCGCGCCGGGGATCAAGATCCCGGCGGGCCCGGGCTACCAGACGCCGTTCGCCGAGCGCATCCGGCGCGAGACGGGCGTGCCCACCGCGGCGGTGGGGCTGATCCGCTCCGCCTACCAGGCCGAGCACATCCTGAAGACCGGGCAGGCGGACCTGGTCGTGCTGGCCAGGGAGCTGCTGAGAGATCCCTACTGGCCGCTGCGCGCCGCGCGCAAGCTGGGGGCCGACGTCTCGTGGCCCGTCCAGTACACGCGGGCGAAGGACTGA
- a CDS encoding cytochrome P450 — protein sequence MSERPNLLDPAVKANPYPLYERLRREAPVCQVDPRGMWLLTRYEEVQYALKHPELFSSAGLGQALKVDWLGRPHPLASGMSFADPPRHGRLRGLVQQAFTPAALASLEPFVRSVVEPLVTNLLEARRVDFIQAFCMPLASSVIGQLLGLDTFLFKRVKRWAEDVAAMSNVTPRDTARQAQVRTSVEELRAYLEEVIDARRHQPRQDTVSELVHARVDGEGLSQEELFSFLFLLLVAGMETTVVLLGNAMRLLRERPELFARMRADIGRVPRFIEEVLRYEPPVLGPLRVTTQEVELAGARIPAGSLVMAVVASALRDERYVPDGERFDPERDGLSQLAFGHGIHFCLGAPLARLEARVALEVLLTRCAGLGGRSEDIVWSPALAMRGPAVLPIELLPADQGA from the coding sequence CGAGCGGCTGCGGCGCGAGGCCCCCGTGTGTCAGGTGGATCCTCGGGGGATGTGGCTGCTGACGCGGTACGAGGAGGTGCAGTACGCCCTCAAGCACCCGGAGCTCTTCTCCTCCGCGGGTCTGGGCCAGGCGCTGAAGGTCGACTGGCTGGGGCGGCCCCACCCGCTCGCCTCCGGCATGTCCTTCGCGGATCCGCCCCGGCACGGGCGGCTGCGTGGGCTGGTACAGCAGGCGTTCACTCCGGCGGCGCTGGCTTCGCTGGAGCCCTTCGTCCGCTCGGTGGTGGAGCCACTGGTGACGAACCTGCTCGAGGCGCGGCGGGTGGACTTCATCCAGGCCTTCTGCATGCCGCTGGCCTCCAGCGTCATCGGCCAGCTACTGGGGCTGGACACCTTCCTCTTCAAGCGGGTGAAGCGCTGGGCGGAGGACGTGGCGGCCATGAGCAACGTGACGCCTCGGGACACCGCGCGCCAGGCGCAGGTGCGCACCTCCGTGGAGGAGCTGAGGGCCTACCTGGAGGAGGTGATCGACGCACGGCGCCACCAGCCCCGGCAGGACACGGTGAGCGAGCTGGTGCACGCGCGGGTGGACGGCGAGGGGCTCTCGCAGGAGGAGCTGTTCAGCTTCCTCTTCCTGTTGCTGGTGGCCGGGATGGAGACGACGGTGGTGCTCCTGGGCAACGCGATGCGGCTGCTGCGCGAGCGCCCCGAGCTGTTCGCCCGCATGCGGGCCGACATCGGGCGGGTGCCGCGCTTCATCGAGGAGGTGCTGCGCTACGAGCCGCCGGTGCTCGGTCCACTGCGGGTGACCACCCAGGAGGTGGAACTCGCCGGAGCACGCATCCCCGCGGGCTCGCTGGTGATGGCGGTGGTGGCCTCCGCGCTGAGGGATGAGCGCTACGTCCCGGACGGGGAGCGGTTCGATCCGGAGCGGGACGGGCTCAGTCAGCTGGCGTTCGGCCACGGCATCCACTTCTGCCTGGGCGCGCCCCTGGCGCGGCTGGAGGCGCGGGTGGCGCTCGAGGTGCTGCTGACCCGGTGCGCGGGACTCGGTGGAAGGTCGGAGGACATCGTGTGGAGCCCGGCACTCGCGATGCGCGGCCCCGCGGTGCTCCCCATCGAGCTGTTGCCCGCTGACCAGGGCGCTTGA